A DNA window from Thermosynechococcaceae cyanobacterium Okahandja contains the following coding sequences:
- a CDS encoding fumarylacetoacetate hydrolase family protein, producing the protein MVDRFVRVQTTAGQVCYGTLQLNREVIVWDAAPWLHGQPTAQVLRPDAYQLLAPCSPSKIVAVGRNYPKHAAEMGSTVPAEPLIFLKPPTTVQSPGAPIWYPPQVGQLDYEGELAVVVGERTRACTEAEATDRIWGYTIANDVTARDLQQREQQWTRSKGFDTFCPLGPWIVRQVASDARLQTFLNDAAQPVQSTTIDQMVFSPAKLVSFISYVMTLLPGDVILTGTPEGIGPLQVGDRVRVEVEGIGSLLSVVTIPETPWTPALERTY; encoded by the coding sequence ATGGTGGATCGCTTTGTGCGCGTACAAACAACCGCGGGGCAGGTGTGCTACGGCACGCTGCAATTAAACCGTGAAGTCATTGTTTGGGATGCTGCACCATGGCTACACGGCCAACCCACTGCTCAAGTGCTGCGCCCCGATGCCTATCAACTACTGGCCCCCTGCTCCCCCTCAAAGATTGTTGCGGTAGGCCGCAACTACCCTAAGCACGCCGCTGAAATGGGCAGTACTGTTCCCGCAGAACCCCTGATCTTCCTCAAGCCGCCCACCACGGTACAATCTCCCGGTGCCCCCATTTGGTATCCACCCCAAGTCGGTCAACTGGACTACGAAGGGGAACTGGCGGTAGTGGTGGGGGAGCGCACCCGCGCCTGTACCGAAGCGGAGGCCACCGATCGTATTTGGGGCTACACCATTGCCAACGATGTTACGGCTCGGGATTTGCAACAACGGGAGCAGCAGTGGACGCGATCGAAGGGGTTTGATACCTTTTGTCCCCTAGGGCCATGGATTGTGCGCCAGGTAGCGAGTGATGCACGGCTGCAAACCTTCCTGAATGATGCTGCCCAACCCGTGCAGTCCACCACTATTGATCAGATGGTGTTTTCCCCCGCCAAGCTGGTGAGTTTCATTAGCTATGTGATGACGCTGCTGCCCGGGGATGTCATTTTAACCGGTACCCCAGAGGGGATTGGCCCTCTTCAGGTGGGCGATCGCGTCCGGGTTGAAGTGGAGGGGATTGGCAGTTTACTCTCGGTGGTGACAATTCCAGAAACCCCTTGGACACCCGCCCTCGAACGCACCTACTAA
- the lpxA gene encoding acyl-ACP--UDP-N-acetylglucosamine O-acyltransferase produces MGIHPTAIVEAGARIGEDVEIGPFCYVAGTVEIGRGSRLAPHVTLLGHTRLGAECRVHSGAVIGDLPQDVAYGGGISYVHIGDRCTLREGVTIHRGTQPESVTHVGHDCLLMAYSHLAHNVNVGNYVTIANNALIAGYAHVGDRAFISGNCLVHQFTRIGRLAMLSGGTAIQKDVPPFCMTRSLSTNTIMGLNVVGLRRAGFSAPERQVLKQALDVLYRSSLNTSQAVQHLREHNPHPLIQELCDFISASERGICHFVRRREE; encoded by the coding sequence ATGGGGATTCATCCAACCGCCATTGTGGAAGCGGGTGCGCGGATTGGCGAGGATGTGGAGATTGGCCCTTTTTGTTATGTTGCGGGTACGGTGGAAATTGGCCGCGGCAGCCGTTTGGCTCCCCATGTGACGCTGTTAGGCCATACCCGCCTTGGGGCAGAGTGCCGGGTGCACAGTGGGGCGGTTATTGGTGACTTGCCGCAGGATGTGGCCTATGGCGGTGGCATTAGCTATGTTCACATTGGCGATCGCTGTACCCTCCGGGAAGGGGTGACGATCCATCGCGGCACGCAACCGGAATCAGTGACCCATGTGGGGCACGATTGCCTGCTGATGGCCTACAGCCACCTCGCCCACAATGTCAATGTGGGGAACTACGTCACCATTGCCAATAATGCCCTGATTGCGGGCTATGCCCATGTGGGCGATCGCGCTTTTATTAGCGGTAACTGTTTGGTGCATCAGTTTACCCGTATTGGCCGTCTGGCGATGTTGTCCGGTGGCACCGCGATCCAAAAAGACGTGCCCCCTTTTTGTATGACCCGCAGCCTCAGCACCAACACCATCATGGGCTTAAACGTTGTCGGCTTACGGCGGGCTGGGTTTTCAGCCCCAGAGCGACAGGTTCTCAAACAGGCGCTGGATGTGCTCTATCGTTCGTCCCTGAACACCTCCCAAGCGGTGCAGCACCTACGAGAACACAACCCCCATCCCCTCATTCAGGAGTTGTGTGATTTTATTAGTGCTTCCGAGCGCGGTATTTGCCACTTTGTGCGGCGACGGGAGGAATAA
- the rpsF gene encoding 30S ribosomal protein S6 has product MITRTYETLYIIRPDVGEEQLEQTISQFRTLLEEQGATKLKVQNRGKRRFAYPIKKLREGYYVLMTYTAPATAIAPMEKAMRLNEAILRFMTITIEADTAEDEAESDNPVLARA; this is encoded by the coding sequence ATGATCACTCGTACTTACGAAACCCTCTACATTATTCGTCCGGATGTTGGCGAGGAGCAACTGGAGCAAACCATCAGCCAGTTTCGCACGCTGCTAGAAGAACAGGGGGCCACCAAGCTGAAGGTGCAAAATCGCGGTAAGCGGCGCTTTGCCTATCCAATTAAAAAACTACGGGAAGGGTATTACGTGCTCATGACCTATACCGCACCTGCCACGGCGATCGCCCCGATGGAAAAAGCCATGCGTCTGAATGAAGCCATCCTGCGCTTCATGACAATTACAATTGAGGCAGATACCGCAGAGGATGAGGCTGAAAGCGACAATCCGGTACTGGCGCGGGCGTAA
- a CDS encoding alpha/beta hydrolase: MAIVNTNRLRWLSAVGLSATLWGQVSVAAEKISLVYPPFGTFNIDVSDLATYAKTGNASPELTFLIRLLPSDQGANLREALTESVQIEATSVSQFVSSPTGQAFLQRIGEVIRTDTDRNGGQALGQALKTAAASSSGLNFLGVLKAFPGQSVNVNGDLGLRAVGAFTRAVNEERRTREFIIRLAELQRPVTLPAGGISLGQPGPLQWQRQTIQFVNPNRSPNGIPADLYVPKGTAAAAPLIVISHGLASDRLTFAYLAQHLATHGFAVLAVTHPGSDANKIGSFLSGAPVDYEDLPQDWAQRPLDLKYGIDAVAALVQQTPGLTIDTNNVGLFGQSMGGFTVLAAAGGTVDWAAVQQRCQAIANDLFVFNVSAPLQCRSIAASSQPTNYTDPRVKAVIAVNPVSSVLIGPSGMASIKVPTLIISGSKDVFAPPLVEQVQPFSELTASPRYLAMLVPGTHFSTIGVSEAGVLPVPNDLIGPDPRQAHPFVKGISAAFFGVFNQQNEQLRPFLSQTFATQLTQQTPFQAYWVDRINPQQLQEVIAGRIGTQPARR, encoded by the coding sequence ATGGCGATCGTAAACACCAACCGCTTGCGGTGGCTTTCGGCAGTTGGCCTAAGCGCCACCCTCTGGGGACAGGTTAGCGTAGCGGCGGAAAAAATTAGCTTGGTGTATCCGCCCTTTGGCACGTTTAACATTGATGTGAGTGACTTAGCCACCTATGCTAAGACCGGTAATGCCAGCCCCGAACTCACGTTTCTAATTCGGCTGCTCCCCAGTGATCAGGGGGCAAACCTGCGCGAAGCCTTAACAGAAAGTGTGCAGATTGAAGCAACCAGTGTGAGCCAGTTTGTGAGTAGCCCCACTGGCCAAGCCTTCCTGCAGCGCATTGGCGAAGTGATTCGTACCGATACCGATCGCAATGGTGGCCAAGCCCTTGGTCAGGCCCTAAAAACCGCTGCCGCGTCTTCTTCTGGCCTCAATTTTTTGGGGGTGTTGAAGGCATTTCCGGGGCAGAGTGTAAATGTGAATGGCGACTTGGGCTTACGGGCGGTGGGTGCCTTTACCCGCGCGGTGAATGAGGAGCGGCGGACGCGGGAATTTATCATCCGTTTGGCCGAGCTACAGCGTCCGGTGACCCTGCCAGCGGGTGGTATTAGCCTGGGTCAGCCCGGCCCGTTGCAGTGGCAACGACAGACAATACAGTTTGTGAATCCTAACCGCTCCCCCAATGGCATTCCGGCGGATCTCTATGTGCCCAAGGGAACAGCGGCAGCCGCACCGTTAATTGTGATCTCCCATGGCTTAGCCTCGGATCGGCTGACGTTTGCCTATCTGGCACAGCACCTAGCAACCCATGGCTTTGCGGTTCTGGCGGTGACCCACCCCGGCTCAGATGCCAACAAAATTGGCAGTTTCCTCTCCGGTGCGCCTGTAGATTATGAGGATCTGCCGCAGGATTGGGCGCAGCGCCCCTTGGATCTCAAGTACGGTATTGATGCGGTGGCCGCTTTGGTGCAACAAACCCCCGGCTTAACTATCGACACCAACAATGTTGGCCTTTTTGGCCAGTCGATGGGGGGGTTTACGGTTTTGGCGGCGGCAGGGGGAACGGTTGATTGGGCTGCGGTGCAGCAGCGTTGTCAGGCGATCGCCAACGATCTGTTTGTTTTTAATGTTTCAGCGCCCCTCCAATGCCGCAGTATTGCCGCCTCTAGTCAACCCACAAACTATACTGATCCGCGGGTCAAAGCAGTGATTGCCGTCAATCCGGTGAGTAGTGTACTCATTGGCCCGAGTGGCATGGCTTCGATCAAGGTGCCAACTCTCATCATCTCAGGTAGCAAAGATGTGTTTGCACCGCCCCTTGTTGAGCAGGTGCAGCCCTTTAGCGAACTGACGGCCTCCCCGAGATACTTGGCGATGCTGGTGCCCGGAACTCACTTTTCCACAATTGGCGTGAGTGAAGCGGGGGTACTACCGGTCCCCAATGATTTAATTGGCCCAGATCCCCGCCAAGCCCATCCTTTTGTTAAGGGGATTAGTGCCGCCTTCTTTGGTGTTTTTAACCAGCAAAATGAACAGTTACGCCCCTTCTTAAGCCAAACGTTTGCAACGCAGCTAACCCAACAGACCCCCTTTCAGGCCTACTGGGTGGATCGGATTAACCCGCAGCAACTACAAGAGGTGATTGCGGGTCGTATTGGCACTCAACCGGCCCGCAGATAA
- a CDS encoding ABC transporter substrate-binding protein codes for MAQSSGSWICDGTPKNGQSYPNASGAHPPYENVGPDCVVCGLPREAMSAGTTTGTSGGKFPVGLVVLLIVAAGLVAGIGYFGYRLVIGNGTTPAPSPVSNGNNRQLVSQTSSRNRAYISQGEKILINEPNPQRAALKQEAALAFDQGNWPEAIAKYQELVNADPNDPEARIYLNNARARQAGVPMTMAAVVPIGSSPDTAKEILRGVAQHQEAFNASPASRALEVAIVNENSPNGVTSLAEDLIKSSVQGVLGHGADANSRAALQQYEQAGMAALSPLTTSVTPQNGGTVQVQTLSLSEKGQQLLETYLDNAANTLAEVTAKQVPNAKVALFYNSDSPYSNDLKTKLAAALPRFGATVVQDIDVAAAGFNANPAMTTARQAGANTAIFAMSRARVNDAVALAIANQTQTTPVQLFGSDQLYTPDLLIKGDSAINGMILAVPWSTSPNDPFAQQAAQAWRGQISWRTTTAYDATQALARAMDQGGDRAATQQLLRQGVQIQGQTASRSFDHVPLVQAVPGSGGPRGSNYQFNALTGI; via the coding sequence ATGGCACAGTCGTCAGGATCATGGATTTGCGATGGCACCCCCAAAAATGGCCAGAGTTACCCCAATGCCAGTGGTGCCCACCCCCCCTACGAAAACGTTGGCCCTGACTGTGTGGTCTGCGGCCTGCCCCGAGAGGCCATGAGCGCAGGTACTACTACGGGGACAAGCGGGGGTAAGTTTCCTGTGGGTCTCGTTGTGCTGTTAATTGTTGCGGCGGGCTTAGTGGCGGGAATTGGCTACTTTGGCTATCGTTTGGTGATCGGAAACGGCACGACCCCCGCGCCATCGCCGGTTTCTAATGGCAATAACCGCCAACTGGTGAGCCAAACCAGCAGCCGCAACCGTGCCTACATCAGTCAGGGGGAAAAAATCCTCATCAACGAACCCAATCCGCAGCGAGCCGCGCTAAAGCAGGAGGCAGCCCTAGCCTTTGATCAGGGGAACTGGCCAGAGGCGATCGCCAAGTACCAAGAACTGGTCAATGCGGATCCCAACGATCCGGAAGCCCGCATTTACCTGAATAATGCCCGCGCCCGTCAAGCGGGCGTACCCATGACCATGGCCGCCGTTGTTCCCATTGGCAGCAGCCCAGATACCGCCAAGGAAATTTTGCGCGGTGTGGCTCAACACCAAGAAGCCTTTAATGCCAGTCCCGCGAGTCGCGCCCTAGAAGTGGCCATTGTCAATGAAAATAGCCCCAACGGTGTCACGAGTTTGGCCGAGGATTTAATTAAGAGTTCGGTGCAAGGGGTACTCGGGCACGGCGCTGATGCCAACAGTCGGGCGGCCTTGCAACAGTACGAACAGGCGGGGATGGCGGCGCTGTCTCCCCTGACCACCAGTGTGACCCCCCAAAATGGCGGTACGGTTCAGGTGCAAACCCTCTCCCTAAGTGAAAAGGGACAGCAACTGCTGGAAACGTACCTTGACAATGCCGCCAATACGCTTGCCGAGGTCACGGCAAAACAGGTGCCCAACGCCAAGGTTGCCCTTTTTTACAACAGCGATAGCCCCTACAGCAACGATCTCAAAACCAAGTTGGCGGCGGCGCTGCCTCGCTTTGGTGCGACGGTGGTCCAAGACATTGATGTGGCGGCAGCGGGCTTTAATGCCAACCCAGCCATGACAACGGCACGGCAAGCGGGTGCCAATACAGCCATTTTCGCTATGAGTCGCGCCCGCGTGAATGATGCCGTGGCCTTAGCGATCGCCAACCAAACCCAAACCACTCCTGTGCAACTGTTTGGCAGTGATCAACTCTACACCCCCGATCTTCTAATTAAAGGAGATAGTGCCATCAACGGCATGATCTTAGCGGTGCCTTGGAGTACCAGCCCCAACGATCCCTTTGCCCAGCAGGCAGCCCAAGCATGGCGGGGTCAAATAAGCTGGCGCACCACCACCGCCTACGATGCCACCCAAGCCCTTGCCCGTGCCATGGATCAGGGGGGCGATCGCGCCGCCACCCAGCAGTTACTGCGTCAAGGGGTGCAAATCCAAGGGCAAACCGCTAGCCGTAGCTTTGATCACGTCCCCCTCGTGCAAGCGGTTCCCGGAAGCGGCGGCCCCCGCGGCTCTAACTACCAATTCAACGCCCTAACGGGTATTTAG
- a CDS encoding DUF3352 domain-containing protein has translation MTTQSKPSLSRSRRPRFWLWGGVAVVVIGAGAAAGFWLWQQWSRRPVAAGMAIAPPEALFTLSLPTDPSPWQAVAESGLLQRQPWLAQPYGPVSPEGVALADYDYLKDVRPFIGDQATLVVLPMTPESVRELPEPPFAWIVPTLNVPMGEQLLQNFAGAPLDEVNGVKIFSAKGILPTTDQGAIALVKHAEQSYLVWSRHQSALEAVITTAQVDKGIAAKPQYQRAMGNLPPQRPLAELYVNLPAFLASQSAAPNGTLPEPPRDIEGLVVAVNMTPQDIDLRAVTWVPQERPPLVAEGESRELSRLVPDTTLVFYSAGSFPNLWRNTPTGVQEAINSTVKDLTGLDWQTTFVPWMTGEFAAAFVPVPSLRNAPSLLFLSQTTERPRAEAALQELDQQIRDRLKWRIQATTDPQPLTTWSIPPGLPVAQHGWLRDNILFLGLGPSLVADISPRPARPLADSPLYRAVLPQPRGAQLYVNLSNLSQLENNLLLPQLAPEVARSLQPFAALGVTTQVRDAQQTLYTVRIRLKEP, from the coding sequence ATGACAACCCAGTCTAAACCTTCGCTGTCGCGGTCACGGCGGCCTCGCTTTTGGTTGTGGGGCGGTGTCGCCGTTGTGGTGATTGGGGCGGGGGCGGCAGCCGGTTTCTGGCTGTGGCAGCAGTGGAGTCGTCGTCCGGTGGCGGCGGGGATGGCGATCGCCCCCCCAGAGGCGCTGTTTACCCTATCGTTACCGACCGATCCCAGCCCATGGCAGGCGGTAGCTGAAAGTGGCCTGCTGCAACGGCAGCCATGGTTAGCTCAGCCCTATGGACCGGTCTCCCCTGAGGGGGTGGCCCTAGCAGACTACGACTACCTGAAAGATGTGCGCCCCTTCATTGGCGACCAAGCCACCCTTGTGGTGTTACCGATGACACCGGAGTCGGTGCGGGAGTTGCCGGAACCCCCGTTTGCTTGGATTGTGCCCACCCTCAATGTTCCGATGGGGGAGCAACTCCTACAAAACTTTGCGGGTGCTCCCCTCGATGAGGTGAATGGTGTCAAAATTTTTAGTGCCAAGGGAATTCTACCCACGACGGACCAAGGGGCGATCGCGCTCGTTAAACACGCTGAGCAGTCCTATCTGGTTTGGAGTCGCCACCAGAGCGCCCTTGAGGCGGTCATTACCACCGCCCAAGTGGATAAGGGCATTGCCGCCAAGCCGCAGTATCAGCGGGCGATGGGCAACCTGCCACCGCAGCGTCCCCTCGCAGAGCTTTACGTGAATTTGCCCGCCTTTTTGGCCAGTCAGTCGGCGGCTCCCAACGGCACCTTACCGGAGCCTCCCCGCGATATCGAGGGGCTAGTGGTGGCGGTGAATATGACCCCCCAAGACATTGATCTGCGTGCCGTGACTTGGGTGCCCCAAGAGCGCCCCCCCCTTGTTGCCGAAGGTGAGAGCCGCGAACTCAGTCGTCTGGTGCCCGATACCACCCTGGTGTTTTATAGTGCTGGCTCGTTTCCCAACCTCTGGCGCAATACCCCCACTGGTGTGCAAGAGGCCATTAACAGCACCGTGAAGGATCTAACCGGTCTAGACTGGCAAACTACCTTTGTGCCTTGGATGACGGGGGAATTTGCCGCTGCTTTTGTGCCGGTGCCCTCGCTGCGCAACGCCCCTAGTCTTTTATTTTTGAGCCAAACAACAGAGCGTCCCCGCGCTGAAGCGGCATTGCAAGAGTTAGATCAGCAGATTCGCGATCGCCTCAAGTGGCGCATCCAAGCCACCACCGACCCTCAGCCCCTAACCACCTGGAGTATTCCGCCCGGGCTGCCTGTGGCTCAGCACGGTTGGCTCAGGGATAACATTCTATTCTTGGGGTTGGGGCCGTCTCTTGTGGCGGATATTAGCCCCCGTCCGGCTCGCCCCCTTGCCGATAGCCCCCTCTACCGCGCCGTACTGCCTCAACCGCGGGGGGCGCAATTGTACGTCAACCTGAGCAATCTGAGTCAGCTTGAAAATAATCTCCTGCTACCCCAGTTGGCTCCAGAGGTGGCGCGATCGCTGCAACCCTTTGCCGCCCTTGGCGTGACCACCCAAGTTCGTGATGCCCAACAGACCCTCTATACTGTCCGAATTCGCTTAAAAGAGCCTTAG
- a CDS encoding UbiD family decarboxylase, translated as MTDDLRQYLKRLEERQQLRRITVPVDPDLEMAEICNRLLAAGGPALLFEQVIGSPYPVAINLLGTVERVCWAMNMNTPQDLEALGQKLALLQQPKPPKSLPQVIEFGKVLFDVVRAKPSRDLLPPCQQVVIHTPELDLRQLPLIRPYPGDADKIITLGLVITKDCETGIPNVGVYRLQLQSATTMTVHWLSVRGGARHLRKAAARGQKLEVAVALGVHPLIIMAAATPIPVDLSEWLFAGLYGGGGIHLAKCKTVDLEVPAHSEFVLEGTITPGEELPDGPCGDHMGYYGGVEASPVIHFHCLTHRRNPIYLTTFSGRPPKEEAMIALALNRIYTPILRQQVSEIVDFFLPMEALSYKAAIISIDKAYPGQARRAALAFWSALPQFTYTKFVIVVDKTINIRDPRQVVWAISSKVDPSRDVFILPDTPFDSLDFASARIGLGGRMGIDATTKIPPETDHDWGEPLTSDPEIAKRVDQRWQEYGLADIDLGAVNPQLFGYELS; from the coding sequence ATGACTGACGACCTGCGGCAATATCTCAAACGTTTAGAGGAGCGGCAACAACTGCGGCGCATTACGGTGCCCGTAGACCCCGATCTCGAAATGGCTGAAATTTGCAATCGCCTCCTTGCCGCCGGTGGCCCTGCCCTACTCTTTGAACAGGTGATTGGCTCCCCCTACCCGGTGGCCATTAACCTACTTGGAACCGTAGAGCGGGTCTGCTGGGCGATGAACATGAACACTCCCCAAGACCTTGAAGCCCTAGGGCAAAAACTGGCGCTGCTACAGCAACCGAAACCGCCCAAAAGCTTGCCACAGGTCATTGAATTTGGCAAAGTGCTGTTTGACGTGGTGCGGGCTAAACCCAGCCGCGATTTGCTACCCCCCTGTCAGCAGGTGGTCATCCACACGCCGGAGCTTGACCTACGCCAACTGCCCCTGATCCGTCCCTATCCGGGGGATGCAGACAAAATTATTACCCTTGGTCTGGTCATTACCAAAGATTGCGAAACAGGCATCCCCAATGTGGGGGTCTATCGGCTGCAACTACAGTCGGCCACCACCATGACCGTCCATTGGCTTTCGGTACGGGGGGGCGCTCGCCACTTGCGCAAGGCCGCGGCAAGGGGGCAAAAGCTTGAGGTGGCGGTGGCGCTTGGGGTTCACCCCCTGATCATTATGGCGGCAGCAACCCCGATCCCCGTGGATTTATCGGAATGGCTCTTTGCCGGCCTCTATGGGGGTGGCGGTATTCATCTGGCCAAGTGCAAAACCGTTGATTTAGAAGTTCCGGCCCACTCAGAGTTTGTCCTAGAGGGCACCATTACCCCCGGCGAAGAACTGCCCGATGGCCCCTGTGGAGATCATATGGGCTATTACGGTGGGGTAGAGGCCTCCCCCGTCATTCACTTCCATTGCCTGACCCATCGCCGCAATCCCATTTACCTGACGACGTTTAGTGGCCGTCCCCCCAAAGAAGAAGCCATGATTGCTCTGGCTCTCAACCGCATCTACACCCCCATCTTGCGGCAGCAGGTCTCAGAAATTGTGGACTTCTTCTTACCCATGGAGGCTCTCAGCTATAAGGCCGCCATTATTTCCATTGACAAAGCGTACCCCGGCCAGGCTCGCCGGGCGGCTCTTGCGTTTTGGAGCGCCCTGCCCCAGTTTACCTACACCAAATTTGTCATTGTGGTGGATAAAACCATTAACATTCGTGATCCGCGCCAAGTGGTCTGGGCCATTAGCTCTAAGGTGGATCCCAGCCGTGATGTCTTTATTTTGCCCGATACCCCCTTTGACTCCCTTGATTTTGCCAGTGCCCGCATTGGCTTAGGAGGGCGCATGGGCATTGATGCCACCACCAAAATACCGCCGGAAACCGATCACGACTGGGGTGAACCCCTCACCTCTGACCCAGAGATTGCCAAACGGGTGGATCAGCGCTGGCAGGAGTACGGTTTGGCCGATATTGATTTAGGTGCCGTCAACCCGCAGCTCTTTGGTTATGAATTATCGTGA
- the pgsA gene encoding CDP-diacylglycerol--glycerol-3-phosphate 3-phosphatidyltransferase, with protein sequence MTTRSPQGGMPPPFPITLATRITLARLLMIPAIVALLSIWPNARWWAVALFLGAALTDWLDGYVARRLNQVSDLGKILDPLVDKLLILVPLLLCIEWHVVPAWSVALILARELGIASWRIRQPRIQGANLWGKAKTVSQIVAVALLLAPLPASWHTLTMIIYGGAIALTLISGWTYLRAG encoded by the coding sequence TTGACCACCCGTTCCCCGCAGGGGGGAATGCCTCCCCCCTTCCCCATCACCCTCGCAACCCGGATTACCTTGGCGCGTCTGCTGATGATTCCGGCCATTGTTGCTCTGCTGAGCATTTGGCCGAACGCGCGCTGGTGGGCGGTGGCTCTGTTTTTAGGGGCGGCTCTCACCGACTGGCTGGATGGCTACGTGGCGCGTCGCCTGAATCAGGTGAGTGATCTAGGCAAGATCCTAGATCCACTTGTGGATAAGCTGCTGATTTTGGTGCCGCTGCTCCTGTGTATTGAGTGGCACGTGGTGCCCGCTTGGTCCGTGGCGCTGATTTTGGCGCGAGAACTGGGTATTGCCAGTTGGCGGATCCGGCAACCCCGCATTCAGGGCGCTAACCTGTGGGGCAAGGCCAAAACGGTGAGTCAAATTGTGGCGGTTGCCCTCCTTTTGGCACCGCTGCCTGCCTCATGGCACACCCTCACCATGATCATCTATGGCGGGGCGATCGCCCTTACCTTAATTTCCGGCTGGACTTATCTGCGGGCCGGTTGA
- a CDS encoding pentapeptide repeat-containing protein, whose amino-acid sequence METDVLLKRYNLGERDFSGKALRRANLSRCILTGIDLSRADLTDAALQGTNLQGADLRGAILSDVNLSQADLRGADLRGVILISADLRWVSLRKANLTGADLSRANLANGDLSEANLTGAQLSEAILRDANLTLADLTLAELERANLSRANLTEAYLRGADLADAVLRESQLLQANLRGANLSATNLQQANLERAVLIGANLRRARLEEANLRQVSFKEANLRHACLDKAHLVGADLRGVSLARALLRGADLNSAILIGANLMGANLSGADLRGANLIEAILTGASLNGVDLSVVDMSQAILPDGELSA is encoded by the coding sequence GTGGAGACTGACGTTTTACTCAAACGCTACAACCTTGGCGAGCGCGATTTTAGCGGCAAAGCCCTGCGCCGCGCCAACCTCAGCCGCTGTATTCTCACCGGCATTGATCTCTCACGCGCTGATCTCACCGATGCGGCACTGCAGGGCACCAACCTCCAAGGCGCCGATCTGCGGGGTGCCATTCTGAGTGATGTTAACCTGAGCCAAGCGGATTTGCGGGGAGCCGATCTACGGGGGGTCATTTTAATTAGTGCTGACCTGCGCTGGGTGTCGCTGCGGAAAGCCAATTTAACGGGGGCAGATCTCAGTCGCGCCAACTTGGCCAATGGGGATCTCAGTGAAGCGAACCTGACCGGCGCCCAACTGAGCGAAGCTATTTTGCGGGATGCCAACTTGACCTTGGCAGACTTGACCCTTGCGGAACTCGAGCGTGCGAACCTCAGCCGCGCTAATTTGACGGAGGCCTACCTGCGGGGTGCAGATTTGGCGGATGCCGTCCTCCGGGAAAGTCAACTGTTACAGGCAAATTTACGGGGAGCCAACCTGAGCGCCACCAACTTGCAGCAAGCCAACCTTGAGCGCGCTGTACTGATTGGTGCCAACCTGCGCCGTGCGCGTCTAGAAGAGGCCAATCTGCGTCAAGTTTCCTTTAAGGAAGCAAATTTACGCCATGCTTGCCTCGATAAGGCTCATTTAGTTGGCGCTGACCTGCGGGGAGTCAGCCTAGCACGGGCACTGTTGCGGGGAGCAGATTTGAATTCGGCCATTTTAATTGGTGCCAATTTAATGGGGGCAAACCTGAGCGGTGCAGATCTGCGGGGGGCTAACCTCATTGAAGCGATTTTAACGGGTGCCAGCCTCAATGGCGTTGACCTCAGTGTAGTGGATATGAGCCAAGCCATTTTGCCGGATGGGGAGCTATCGGCTTAG